One genomic window of Tatumella citrea includes the following:
- a CDS encoding carbohydrate porin → MMSLFILGASAYPAISYSADALSYDSPWMFGDWGGTRSQLKDEGIDFQVNYTMESASNLAGGYDKSTTARYSDQWAFGVNLDLEKLLNWNDTEFQMTITNRDGQNVSDQVGDPRAPMLSSVQEVYGRGQTWRLTQFWLRKGFFDHTLDVKAGRVTVGEDFDTMDSKFQNLAFGGGQAGNWRGDHWYNWPVSQWGGRVKLNITPEVFMQVGFYNQNQYNYDRGDGFRFEFSPTSGNLVPVELGWAPKLGPEGLPGNYRIGYYYSSTHDNVYGSWGNGGYSDTAHSYGGYLLAQQQLTSWHGDAKRGLTLAVQAVMNDHKTSKTDNYQSVSLVWKGPFDARPDDEIGVGASRIHVNSSYTRMLTDENRFYGANSYESPTYLPVQKGAEYDYEVYYNVQATKWLQVRPNLQYVTSPGAVSRVQNAFIGGISANVNF, encoded by the coding sequence ATGATGAGCCTGTTCATACTTGGTGCCTCTGCTTACCCGGCCATCAGCTATTCTGCGGATGCCTTAAGCTATGATTCCCCCTGGATGTTTGGCGACTGGGGCGGTACCCGTTCACAACTCAAAGATGAAGGTATCGATTTTCAGGTCAATTACACGATGGAATCTGCGTCGAATCTGGCGGGTGGTTACGATAAATCGACCACGGCCCGCTACAGTGATCAGTGGGCTTTTGGGGTTAATCTGGACCTGGAAAAGCTGCTGAACTGGAACGACACCGAATTTCAGATGACCATCACAAACCGTGACGGACAAAATGTCTCGGATCAGGTGGGTGACCCACGAGCTCCTATGTTGTCTTCCGTTCAGGAAGTCTATGGCCGTGGCCAGACCTGGCGCCTGACTCAGTTCTGGTTAAGAAAAGGTTTCTTTGACCACACCCTGGACGTAAAAGCCGGTCGTGTTACTGTCGGTGAAGACTTTGACACCATGGACAGTAAATTCCAGAACCTTGCGTTCGGTGGCGGACAGGCCGGTAACTGGCGTGGTGATCACTGGTATAACTGGCCGGTATCTCAGTGGGGTGGCCGGGTAAAACTTAACATCACTCCCGAAGTATTTATGCAGGTCGGTTTCTACAACCAGAACCAGTATAACTACGATCGTGGCGATGGTTTCCGGTTCGAATTCAGCCCGACCTCCGGCAACCTGGTTCCGGTAGAACTAGGCTGGGCACCAAAACTGGGGCCTGAAGGCCTGCCGGGTAACTACCGTATTGGTTATTACTACTCCTCAACGCATGATAATGTCTATGGTTCCTGGGGCAATGGTGGCTATAGCGATACCGCGCATTCTTACGGCGGCTACCTGCTGGCACAACAACAGCTGACCAGCTGGCACGGCGACGCAAAACGTGGTTTAACCCTGGCCGTTCAGGCAGTAATGAATGACCATAAAACCTCGAAAACCGATAACTATCAGTCAGTTTCTCTGGTATGGAAAGGGCCGTTCGATGCCCGTCCTGATGATGAAATCGGTGTCGGTGCCAGCCGTATTCACGTTAACTCCAGCTATACACGGATGTTAACTGATGAAAACCGTTTCTACGGTGCCAACAGCTACGAAAGCCCGACTTACCTGCCGGTACAGAAAGGCGCTGAATACGACTATGAAGTGTACTACAACGTTCAGGCCACCAAATGGCTGCAGGTTCGTCCAAACCTGCAATATGTGACCTCACCAGGTGCCGTCAGCCGGGTGCAGAACGCGTTTATCGGTGGTATTTCTGCCAACGTCAATTTCTAA
- a CDS encoding DUF441 domain-containing protein has product MVGHNMAVVYAVVALFLIKITPLSRFFPFIETQGVTIGIIILTIGVIAPLASGDMTLRSLIRTLADWKSLAAIVIGIFVSWVGGRGVTFLSAQPGIVGGLLVGTIIGVAFFKGVPVGPLIAAGLVSLLFLK; this is encoded by the coding sequence ATGGTGGGTCACAATATGGCTGTTGTGTATGCCGTAGTTGCCCTGTTCCTGATCAAAATTACTCCGCTGTCCCGGTTCTTTCCGTTTATTGAAACCCAGGGGGTGACGATTGGCATCATCATCCTGACGATTGGGGTCATTGCCCCGCTGGCCAGCGGAGATATGACACTGCGTTCACTGATACGCACCCTGGCGGACTGGAAATCCCTGGCTGCCATCGTGATTGGTATTTTTGTTTCGTGGGTCGGCGGACGGGGTGTCACTTTTCTGTCAGCCCAGCCCGGAATTGTCGGGGGATTACTGGTAGGTACCATTATCGGCGTTGCCTTTTTCAAAGGAGTACCGGTAGGGCCACTAATTGCAGCAGGGCTGGTCTCTTTATTATTTTTAAAATAA
- a CDS encoding spot 42 RNA, inhibition of DNA synthesis, with product MFYLSDLLLHVIGFG from the coding sequence ATGTTCTATCTTTCAGACCTTTTACTTCACGTAATCGGATTTGGCTGA
- a CDS encoding c-type cytochrome → MSRSVKVRPTSLALIIGLSVFSGKAVQAADTPSASTIIEQGKYLSVAADCGACHNSPTSGAAMAGGYAIASPMGNIIASNITPSVTAGIGNYTEQQFARAVREGVNAQGDHLYPAMPYTSYSKMTDSDIHALYQYFMHGVQPVDTPAPATKLPFPFSIRSSMALWNMLFASQQRFTPDSQKSAQLNRGDYLVNVLEHCDACHTPRNFLMGQKNDLALSGGQVGSWYAPNITSDKTAGIGSWSDDQLFQYLKTGHVAGKAQAAGPMAEAIENSLQHLSDDDLHAIVAWLKQVPASGATATESRFTQGAPSDSEAAMRATDHPDAGWVVFSNSCANCHQANGEGSQFYPSLFHNSATGAAQPDNLIATILFGVRRHADGQYVAMPAFGPAASFVDRLNDQQVADVANYVLKNYGNASLTVTADQVKTVREGGPVPAIAYLSNPAVLAIGALIVLVILGLIVTAVRRRGKK, encoded by the coding sequence ATGAGCAGGAGTGTAAAAGTGAGACCAACGAGTCTGGCTTTAATTATCGGGCTCTCGGTGTTCTCGGGGAAAGCTGTGCAGGCTGCAGACACCCCTTCAGCATCGACGATAATTGAGCAAGGAAAATATTTATCAGTGGCCGCGGACTGTGGAGCCTGTCATAACTCCCCGACAAGCGGAGCTGCTATGGCGGGGGGCTATGCGATTGCCTCACCAATGGGCAATATTATCGCCAGCAACATTACCCCGTCAGTGACAGCCGGCATTGGTAATTATACCGAACAACAATTTGCCCGGGCGGTCAGAGAGGGAGTTAACGCACAGGGCGACCATCTTTATCCGGCAATGCCTTATACCTCGTACAGTAAAATGACTGACAGTGATATTCATGCGCTGTATCAGTATTTTATGCACGGGGTTCAGCCGGTTGATACTCCGGCTCCGGCCACAAAGCTTCCGTTTCCGTTCTCAATTCGTAGCAGTATGGCGTTGTGGAATATGCTGTTTGCCAGCCAGCAGCGTTTCACTCCGGATAGCCAGAAATCAGCTCAGCTAAACCGGGGTGATTACCTGGTCAATGTGCTGGAGCACTGTGATGCCTGCCATACTCCTCGTAATTTCCTGATGGGTCAGAAAAATGACCTGGCTTTATCCGGCGGGCAGGTGGGTAGCTGGTATGCTCCTAATATCACTTCTGATAAAACTGCCGGTATTGGTAGCTGGAGCGATGACCAGCTGTTTCAGTACCTGAAAACAGGTCATGTTGCCGGTAAAGCTCAGGCCGCGGGCCCTATGGCAGAAGCCATTGAGAACAGCCTGCAACACCTTAGCGATGATGATTTGCATGCCATTGTTGCCTGGCTGAAACAGGTTCCCGCCTCGGGCGCCACAGCTACGGAATCACGTTTTACTCAGGGTGCGCCTTCAGACAGTGAGGCCGCCATGCGCGCGACCGATCATCCGGATGCCGGCTGGGTCGTGTTCAGTAACAGCTGTGCTAACTGCCACCAGGCCAACGGTGAAGGCAGCCAGTTTTATCCTTCGTTATTCCACAACAGTGCAACCGGTGCCGCACAGCCGGACAACCTGATTGCGACCATTCTGTTTGGTGTCCGCCGTCACGCCGACGGCCAGTATGTTGCGATGCCAGCATTCGGACCTGCAGCTTCGTTTGTTGACCGGCTCAATGATCAGCAAGTTGCAGATGTGGCTAACTATGTCTTAAAAAATTACGGAAATGCCTCACTGACTGTCACTGCCGATCAGGTGAAAACAGTTCGTGAAGGCGGGCCTGTACCGGCCATTGCTTATCTGTCAAATCCGGCAGTGTTAGCTATCGGTGCATTGATTGTGCTGGTGATTCTGGGCCTGATCGTGACTGCAGTTCGCAGAAGGGGGAAAAAATGA
- a CDS encoding sugar dehydrogenase complex small subunit, translating into MTANNRHPSGVSRRRLLQGMGILSVAGLCGSLFPSFRAAAAELQDSGFIPLSEFLVNRRVNPILAQRYYDALHRHDEKFDQKLALLKQDIQPGKYQNIDDFLQKNAVGTDLRQAAGQVISAWYTGVVGNDEKLELIAYADAMMYVPTSGVLVVPTYGSGPISWAAVDNKPAHQGPAV; encoded by the coding sequence ATGACAGCAAATAATCGCCATCCTTCCGGGGTTTCACGCCGTCGTCTGCTGCAGGGTATGGGCATTCTGTCGGTTGCCGGGTTATGTGGTTCACTGTTTCCTTCTTTTCGTGCAGCAGCAGCAGAACTGCAGGACAGTGGTTTTATCCCGTTATCTGAATTTCTGGTTAATCGCCGGGTGAACCCAATTCTGGCTCAGCGTTACTACGATGCATTGCATCGCCATGATGAAAAATTTGATCAGAAGCTGGCATTGCTTAAACAGGATATTCAGCCAGGAAAGTATCAAAACATTGATGATTTTCTTCAAAAAAATGCCGTCGGAACAGATTTACGACAGGCAGCAGGTCAGGTCATTTCTGCCTGGTACACCGGAGTGGTAGGCAACGACGAGAAACTGGAACTTATCGCATATGCAGACGCGATGATGTATGTGCCCACCAGTGGCGTTCTTGTGGTTCCAACCTATGGCAGTGGCCCGATTTCCTGGGCTGCCGTTGACAATAAACCCGCACACCAGGGGCCGGCTGTATGA
- the otnK gene encoding 3-oxo-tetronate kinase, producing MLIGVIADDFTGASDIAVTLARGLNGEGGLKTAQYLGVPTAPADPSIDAGVVALKSRSVAAELAVSQSLAACRWLQAQGCQQIVFKYCSTFDSTAQGNIGPVLDALASHLSAKSIVVCPSFPALGRTLYQGHLFVHDKLLNESGMQHHPVTPMKDADIRRLLSAQSTTPVSHIPWQTVCSGAAEIKSQLTRLGTEGPRLVVTDAITDHDLAEIGLACAGLPLLSGGSAIASGLPHNFIREGQAKPSDGSLPAIHGPEAILVGSCSGATLGQIEKHSQQAAVLAVSVDQVMEGQINAGTLVEFILSHQGQAPLIYSSGTPEEVAASQKKYGQQATSAALENLFGETARLLVDAGVRRLVVGGGETSGAVVSALSLGHLAVGKEIDPGVPVLQTTGDQPLALALKSGNFGSPDFFAKALAFLAGEESE from the coding sequence ATGTTGATTGGGGTTATCGCGGATGATTTTACGGGGGCGAGTGATATTGCAGTCACTTTGGCCCGTGGCTTAAATGGTGAAGGTGGTCTGAAAACCGCTCAATACCTGGGAGTGCCAACTGCTCCGGCTGATCCGTCAATTGATGCCGGGGTAGTTGCCCTGAAAAGTCGTTCGGTAGCGGCTGAACTGGCGGTCAGTCAGTCGCTGGCTGCCTGTCGCTGGTTACAGGCTCAGGGTTGTCAGCAAATCGTCTTTAAGTATTGTTCGACCTTTGACTCTACTGCTCAGGGAAACATTGGCCCGGTACTGGATGCCCTGGCCAGCCACTTATCGGCTAAAAGTATTGTGGTCTGCCCTTCGTTTCCTGCTCTGGGCCGCACCCTGTATCAGGGGCACTTGTTTGTCCATGACAAACTGCTGAATGAATCAGGAATGCAGCATCATCCGGTGACTCCGATGAAAGATGCCGATATTCGCCGGTTGCTGAGTGCTCAGTCCACGACTCCTGTCAGCCATATTCCCTGGCAGACCGTCTGTTCAGGAGCTGCAGAGATAAAATCTCAACTGACCCGCCTGGGAACAGAAGGTCCCCGGCTGGTTGTGACAGATGCAATAACTGACCATGACCTGGCTGAAATTGGCCTGGCCTGTGCCGGGTTACCACTGCTATCCGGGGGATCGGCGATTGCCTCCGGGTTACCACATAATTTTATTCGTGAAGGCCAGGCGAAGCCGTCTGATGGCTCATTGCCTGCCATTCATGGCCCGGAAGCTATTCTGGTGGGCAGTTGTTCCGGTGCGACACTGGGACAGATTGAGAAACACAGCCAGCAGGCGGCAGTACTTGCTGTCTCTGTGGACCAGGTGATGGAAGGCCAGATAAATGCCGGAACACTGGTGGAATTTATTCTCAGTCACCAGGGGCAGGCCCCGCTGATTTACTCTTCCGGAACACCGGAGGAAGTCGCGGCCAGCCAGAAAAAATATGGCCAGCAGGCGACGTCTGCGGCCCTGGAAAATCTGTTTGGCGAAACAGCCAGATTGCTGGTGGATGCCGGTGTCCGCCGACTGGTGGTTGGCGGGGGTGAAACCTCAGGCGCGGTAGTCAGTGCATTGTCGCTCGGTCATCTGGCCGTCGGAAAAGAGATTGATCCTGGCGTACCGGTATTACAAACCACCGGAGACCAGCCGCTTGCCCTGGCTCTGAAATCAGGCAATTTTGGCAGCCCGGATTTTTTTGCGAAAGCACTGGCGTTTCTGGCAGGGGAAGAGAGTGAATAG
- the yihI gene encoding Der GTPase-activating protein YihI, translated as MKQPARTPGAKPAKRKTRAELNIEGRERQRQKKHKGLATGNRSNPEAKQGQGGRGSKDAADPRLGSKKPVPLIADGAVAAKPVVKRRETAPALSARDELAALENSERLDSLLDRLENGEKLPAEDQAWLDSTLDRIEVLMEKLGIDLDDDSDAEDTEAEEDMYRLLKGN; from the coding sequence ATGAAACAACCTGCGAGAACCCCGGGCGCTAAGCCTGCTAAACGCAAAACCCGCGCCGAACTGAATATAGAAGGCCGTGAGCGCCAGCGTCAGAAAAAGCACAAAGGCCTGGCCACGGGGAACCGTAGTAACCCGGAAGCGAAGCAGGGTCAGGGCGGTCGTGGCTCAAAAGATGCTGCTGACCCACGACTGGGTAGTAAGAAACCTGTACCACTGATTGCTGACGGTGCCGTTGCAGCAAAACCAGTAGTGAAACGTCGTGAAACTGCCCCGGCATTGAGTGCACGCGACGAACTCGCAGCACTGGAAAATAGCGAGCGTCTTGATTCCCTGCTTGACCGGCTGGAAAATGGTGAGAAATTACCAGCGGAAGATCAGGCATGGCTCGACAGCACCCTGGATCGTATTGAAGTATTGATGGAAAAACTCGGCATCGATCTTGACGATGACAGCGATGCTGAAGATACCGAAGCAGAAGAGGATATGTACCGCTTACTGAAGGGTAACTAA
- the yihA gene encoding ribosome biogenesis GTP-binding protein YihA/YsxC — protein sequence MSGWNYHVTHFVTSAPDIRHLPTDSGVEVAFAGRSNAGKSSALNTLTNQKSLARTSKTPGRTQLINLFEVADGIRLVDLPGYGYAEVPEEMKLKWQRALAEYLQKRDSLKGLVILMDIRHPMKDLDQQMVQWAVTSHIPVLVLLTKADKLASGARKKQLNTVREMSQAFEGDVQVEYFSSLKKLGVDKLSQKLDDWFSAYSTTVGNSAPEES from the coding sequence TTGTCTGGATGGAATTATCACGTCACCCATTTTGTCACCAGCGCCCCGGACATTCGCCATCTGCCCACAGACAGTGGAGTGGAAGTGGCGTTTGCCGGGCGTTCTAATGCCGGAAAATCGAGTGCATTAAACACATTAACCAACCAGAAGTCTCTGGCGCGTACCAGTAAAACGCCTGGCCGTACTCAGCTCATTAACCTGTTTGAGGTGGCTGATGGCATCCGTCTGGTTGACCTGCCCGGTTATGGCTATGCCGAAGTCCCGGAAGAGATGAAACTTAAATGGCAGCGCGCATTAGCAGAATACCTGCAAAAACGTGATTCTCTTAAGGGGCTGGTTATCCTGATGGATATTCGCCATCCGATGAAAGATCTGGATCAGCAAATGGTGCAATGGGCTGTTACCAGCCATATCCCGGTGCTGGTGTTGCTGACAAAAGCCGATAAGCTGGCGTCAGGTGCCCGGAAAAAGCAACTGAATACGGTCCGTGAAATGAGCCAGGCTTTTGAAGGTGATGTTCAGGTCGAGTATTTTTCATCTCTGAAGAAACTGGGCGTAGATAAACTTAGCCAGAAACTGGATGACTGGTTCAGCGCTTATTCGACTACTGTCGGAAATTCTGCACCAGAAGAGTCATAA
- a CDS encoding GMC family oxidoreductase, which produces MSQNNVDAEVIIIGSGVMGGLLATQLSAAGKSVIIVEAGPRVTRQQIVDRFRNSPFKMSLTNMKLQGVGSPYPDLPHVPSTYGNYLQQVGPVKYPTKYLRVVGGTTWHFGSALWRMIPNDFKLKTLYGHGRDWPFGYDELEPWYCEAEHALGVSGVDGQDESGHGGKPWPPRSKPFPMPGLPTSYMFDRLSELLGKGGYNPVLEPNGRATRPWGNRPVCAGNNNCNPVCPIGAKYDGSMHIDQAERLGAKLLDNSVVYKIEADDNGKITRIWYKKPDGSEHSLTANLFIVAAYGIESPKLLLMSTSEKYPNGIANSSDQVGRNLMGHTGISMNFMMAEDVWPGQGPTELLVYLNNRDGEFRKTFPSYKIKVRNTVPTADYASGLISKGVLGSELDEQLRKLSARSLNFAIDFETVPLPENRVVPSKTKTDAIGIPLPEISYSVTDYWQAGKEAGLKDFANFAKLLGGDVLKIDTNYQDRQHIMGTTIMGDDPKNSVVNSDCRTHDHPNLYIAGTSVMPSASCMNPTLTGAALSLRLANHLLKNVLV; this is translated from the coding sequence ATGAGTCAGAATAACGTAGATGCAGAAGTAATTATTATTGGTTCCGGAGTGATGGGCGGGCTACTGGCGACTCAGCTGTCTGCTGCCGGAAAATCAGTGATTATTGTTGAGGCGGGCCCACGTGTTACACGCCAGCAAATCGTTGACCGTTTCAGAAACTCACCGTTCAAGATGTCACTCACTAATATGAAATTGCAGGGTGTCGGCTCGCCGTATCCTGATTTACCTCATGTACCTTCCACTTACGGCAACTACCTGCAACAGGTCGGGCCGGTAAAATACCCGACTAAATACCTGCGTGTCGTTGGCGGAACCACATGGCACTTTGGTTCCGCTTTGTGGCGGATGATTCCAAACGATTTTAAATTGAAGACGTTGTACGGACATGGCAGAGACTGGCCGTTTGGTTACGACGAACTGGAACCCTGGTATTGCGAAGCAGAGCATGCACTGGGAGTGTCAGGAGTCGATGGACAGGACGAGAGCGGGCACGGTGGTAAACCCTGGCCTCCACGCTCTAAACCTTTCCCGATGCCGGGCTTACCTACCAGTTATATGTTTGACCGGCTGAGCGAGTTGCTTGGTAAAGGCGGTTATAACCCGGTGCTGGAACCAAATGGCAGGGCGACCCGCCCCTGGGGCAATCGTCCGGTATGTGCAGGCAATAATAACTGCAACCCGGTGTGCCCGATTGGTGCCAAATATGATGGTTCAATGCATATCGATCAGGCAGAACGGCTGGGTGCTAAGCTGCTGGACAATTCGGTGGTGTATAAAATAGAAGCGGATGACAACGGTAAAATCACCCGTATCTGGTATAAAAAGCCTGATGGTTCTGAGCATTCCCTGACAGCAAATCTGTTTATTGTGGCTGCCTATGGGATTGAATCACCGAAATTATTGCTGATGTCTACCTCAGAAAAATATCCGAATGGTATTGCCAACTCTTCTGATCAGGTCGGCCGTAATCTGATGGGTCACACCGGCATTAGTATGAACTTTATGATGGCCGAGGATGTCTGGCCGGGGCAGGGACCAACAGAATTACTGGTCTATCTAAACAACCGTGATGGTGAGTTCAGAAAAACGTTCCCGAGCTATAAAATCAAAGTGCGTAATACCGTGCCAACCGCTGATTATGCTTCCGGGCTGATTAGTAAAGGGGTATTAGGTTCAGAACTGGATGAGCAACTGCGTAAGCTGTCAGCCCGTTCGCTGAACTTCGCCATTGATTTTGAGACAGTGCCATTGCCGGAAAACCGGGTCGTTCCCAGTAAAACCAAAACTGATGCAATTGGAATTCCGCTACCGGAAATATCGTACAGCGTGACCGATTACTGGCAGGCAGGGAAAGAAGCAGGGCTGAAAGATTTTGCGAATTTTGCAAAATTACTGGGGGGCGATGTGCTGAAAATCGACACCAATTATCAGGATCGCCAGCATATTATGGGAACCACCATCATGGGCGATGACCCGAAAAATTCGGTGGTGAATTCTGATTGCCGGACCCATGATCACCCGAACCTGTACATTGCCGGAACCAGCGTGATGCCTTCGGCATCCTGTATGAATCCAACTCTCACCGGGGCTGCGTTAAGTTTGCGGCTGGCAAATCATCTGTTGAAAAACGTACTGGTTTAA
- the hemN gene encoding oxygen-independent coproporphyrinogen III oxidase, which yields MSLPRIEWDQSLIEKYNYSGPRYTSYPTALEFDESYSETHFLAAVNRYPQRPLSLYLHIPFCHRLCYFCGCNKQVTRQAHKADRYLDALEAEIRSRAPLFRQRTVVQMHWGGGTPTFLTTAQISRLTGLLRQHFTFSADAEMSLELDPREIELDVLDHLKSEGFNRLSMGVQDFNKQVQRLVNREQDEEFIFALMERAKSLGFISGNIDLIYGLPKQTPESFAFTLQKILSLRPDRLSVFNYAHMPEMFAAQRKINAADLPDARQKLVILQDTIATLTGGGYQFIGMDHFALPEDELAIAQKNGVLHRNFQGYTTHGNTDLLGLGVSAISMIGDSYAQNFKVLNQWQESVTAEGIGLWRGVSLSQDDCLRRDVIKALICQFRLDFASTEQLWGIVFEDYFAEDLRLLSPFIDDGLVTLEQRRLQVTARGRLLIRNICMCFDRYLRAARRQQQFSRVI from the coding sequence ATGTCATTACCACGTATCGAGTGGGACCAGTCATTAATCGAAAAATATAATTACTCCGGCCCGCGTTATACCTCTTATCCGACGGCGCTGGAATTCGATGAAAGCTATAGCGAAACTCATTTCCTGGCGGCAGTGAACCGCTACCCGCAACGCCCACTTTCCCTGTACCTGCATATCCCGTTTTGTCACCGGCTTTGCTATTTCTGTGGTTGTAATAAACAGGTGACACGCCAGGCCCATAAGGCGGATCGTTATCTGGATGCTTTAGAGGCAGAAATTCGAAGCAGAGCGCCGTTGTTTCGCCAGCGTACGGTCGTTCAGATGCACTGGGGCGGAGGTACCCCGACATTCCTGACAACGGCTCAGATATCACGGCTGACAGGGCTGCTCAGGCAACATTTTACTTTCTCAGCTGACGCCGAAATGTCGCTGGAACTGGACCCACGGGAAATTGAACTGGATGTACTGGATCATCTGAAAAGCGAAGGGTTTAACCGGCTGAGCATGGGGGTGCAGGATTTCAATAAGCAGGTTCAGCGGCTGGTAAACCGGGAACAGGATGAAGAGTTTATCTTTGCGCTGATGGAGCGGGCGAAATCACTGGGCTTTATCTCAGGGAATATTGACCTGATCTACGGGTTGCCCAAACAGACCCCGGAAAGTTTTGCGTTTACCCTGCAAAAAATTCTCTCCCTGCGTCCGGACCGCCTCAGCGTGTTTAATTATGCTCATATGCCGGAGATGTTTGCTGCTCAGCGTAAAATTAACGCGGCAGATTTACCGGATGCTCGCCAGAAACTGGTGATTCTGCAGGATACTATCGCCACGCTGACCGGCGGTGGATACCAGTTTATCGGGATGGATCATTTTGCCTTACCGGAAGATGAACTGGCGATAGCTCAGAAAAACGGGGTGCTGCACCGTAATTTTCAGGGCTATACCACCCACGGTAACACCGATTTACTGGGATTAGGGGTTTCTGCCATTAGTATGATTGGTGACAGCTATGCCCAGAATTTCAAAGTGCTTAATCAGTGGCAGGAGAGTGTTACTGCAGAGGGCATAGGCTTGTGGCGAGGGGTTAGTCTGAGTCAGGATGACTGTCTGCGGCGCGATGTAATTAAGGCCCTGATCTGCCAGTTCCGGCTGGATTTCGCCTCTACAGAACAGCTGTGGGGGATAGTCTTTGAAGACTATTTTGCTGAGGACCTGCGACTGCTCAGCCCATTTATTGATGATGGCCTGGTGACGCTGGAACAACGCCGGTTGCAGGTAACGGCACGTGGCAGGTTGTTAATCCGTAATATCTGCATGTGTTTTGACCGCTATCTGAGAGCTGCCAGGCGACAGCAACAGTTTTCACGGGTTATATAA
- a CDS encoding NUDIX domain-containing protein yields MQSANNRVRIVNTQTLSDDWYLLKKYTFDYQRRDGEWQRLHREAYDHGDGAALLLYNRERQSVVLTRQFRLPAFVNGSDGMLIEVAAGLLEGEQPEERIRKEAEEETGYRIDKVEKVFEAWMSPGSVTEKLHLFVAEYQPADQVSTGGGLQEEGEDLEVLEMSFSEALQAMKSGAINDAKTIMLLQYAALNQLI; encoded by the coding sequence GTGCAATCAGCGAACAACAGAGTCCGGATAGTAAATACACAGACACTTTCTGATGACTGGTATCTGCTCAAAAAATACACTTTTGATTATCAGCGCCGGGATGGTGAGTGGCAACGTCTGCATCGTGAAGCTTATGACCATGGCGATGGCGCAGCACTGCTGTTATATAACCGTGAACGTCAGTCGGTTGTTCTTACCCGCCAGTTTCGCCTGCCGGCATTTGTGAATGGCAGCGACGGGATGCTGATTGAAGTTGCCGCTGGCTTACTCGAAGGTGAACAGCCGGAAGAGAGGATTCGTAAAGAGGCTGAAGAAGAAACCGGCTACCGGATAGACAAGGTTGAGAAAGTGTTTGAAGCCTGGATGAGCCCCGGTTCAGTAACCGAGAAACTGCATCTGTTTGTGGCAGAATATCAGCCAGCAGATCAGGTAAGCACTGGCGGTGGATTACAGGAAGAAGGTGAGGATCTGGAAGTCCTTGAGATGAGCTTCAGTGAAGCTTTACAGGCGATGAAATCCGGCGCAATTAACGATGCTAAAACCATTATGTTGCTACAGTATGCGGCACTTAATCAGCTGATTTAA